A window of Hordeum vulgare subsp. vulgare chromosome 5H, MorexV3_pseudomolecules_assembly, whole genome shotgun sequence genomic DNA:
TTTTCAGTTAGATGTGATCAACACATGTGAAATATTTAGATCAGTGGCCAGGGCCAAAGCCTCATGACATGCAATAGCCACTTAATTTCAAAATTCTTGATGGAATAAAAGTTGTTCttgaattttattttatttttgcaatttttaaaatatgtttgcaaattttcaaaatACTCCTTCATTTCAAGAATTGGTAACAGATTTAAAATATGTTCACGAATTATAAAAAATGCTCATGAACTTTAGAAGCAATAAAaaatagtaaaaataaaataaatactagaaaaaaaatgAATAGAACCAAAAAaaaccagaagaaaaagaaataaccGTGTGCCAGACCTTTTAGAATCTtcacaaacggggggggggggggaggggaggtcACCAGTAGCCTTCTTGTAGGACGACCACGTGCATCAAAATAATGCAACTTCGCGCAAGCGCGACCCAACTAAGCCGGTCCATTTTTATGCATTACTGTTCACCCGGTAGCATATGCTCGCGGAAGCCAAAACACCACTCCCTGGTGTACCGGAGCAAACCAATATTTAATCGGCTTTtcagaacattttctaaaatatgAATCTTTTTCATAAACacaaacaaatttttaaagcacattTTCTTTTGAAATTTTTGATCTATTTGTGAAAAAAATCTCAGCAAGTGTTTTGAAAAAGGTTAGTTTATATTAAAATATCATTTTAAAGTTCACCGTATGTTAAACAACATGTTCAAGTTGTATTAAAAAGGTTCATCATCTAACTTCAAAAGTTTGTCTAAAAAATTCTAACGTCAAAAGTTCATCGTATATTAGAAAATGTTTAATGAAACAATGAGCATTCCGTATTAAGAAATGTTTACCATATAGTATTAATGATTTGTTCATCGTGTACTTAAAAGTATTGTTGACCATGTATTTGTGCTCAACTACTTGCAGTCAACGAAGAACGAGCTGTGGGAATCAAGCAACTCAGGGCATCTTCAGCCGTTTGGTCTCCCCAGGGTCATTTTTTCATCGGCGAGAGGTGAGCCGGCGAAAGTTTTAGGCTGGGGCTTTTTATTCCCGTCGATCCCCCACGCCATGTCTTTTCCTTGCGTCCGATTGATGCACGCCGCATGGTGGTCCTGTTTCATTCATGGTCCCGCCGCATGcacatgagagaaaaagagaggagagaaAGATCCAATAGCCACACAGTCAGCCATGCAAAAAGAGTACCGTCGGTGTTTCGGAGGGTTGGGTTCGGCTTGAGTCCGCTGACGCTATTTTTTGCCAGATGAACAATGAGGTTTTGGGGACACGACTGAATCATTTTTTTTAACGCTGACGATAAAAAATAATCTAGAATGACCTGTTGAGGACGCGGCTGGACATGCTCTTAACCTGCGAGATGAACCAAACATGACCGATGAGGTAGCTAGCTAGGGCACACAGTAGTAGAACATGAATTCATTTATGAGCTAATGATGCACACGCCTGGGCCTATCAGCAGTACATTCACCAAGAAGATTCTCTGTGAGTTAACCATGCATTCATGAGTTAGTGTATGGACAAACTGaggccctgtttctttaaaaagttctaggactttttttagtcccaacttaaaaagtctctagtccctatcTGTTTTTTTtaaggactaaacatggactagaggtcattaaatgacatgaaaaagaccatgttacccctagtaatatactagaacttattaaatgacatgctaaaagtaggggcattgcttttttttttgagagagaaccacatgTTTCATTAATCGAAAAACAAGTTACAATAAGCAACACACGTGGAAACTAAAAAACAAACCGGGATAAAATGATTATCCTGAATTTACAGATAAAAACCTAAGAGATCGAGAAATACAAAACGATCCCTATGGTTTTCTGCAACCACCATAGCGAACGACCGCCGCCCAACTCCAGCACCGCCGAGGCGAAGACCGGAAGAGACGCCGAGCCTCCACCATCCCAAGGTCAGAGAAAGCACCATTGCCAACGAGGCTTTGTGAGTCGATGAACAGGCCCGCTGCACGCAGCAAGGCACATGTCGCTGTAGCACGTCGACCGGGGGACGTCCCCGTTCTGTCTTGGACCAAGATTTGTCGCCTCCCATCAACAAAGTTGGAGAGGAACGACAGATCCACCACCTTCGGACCGGCATCCTCGCTCCAGAAGAACCACCTCGCCCCGGCCGCCAGCGTCGGCGCGAATAACCACGAACGCCAGCGACAGACCGAGAAACTGATCTCGCCGGATCTGAATAACGGCGAGAAGACCAAGCCGCCGATCTGAAGGACCGAGCAACACACGTTGCCAGCAACTCCAAGACACCGACGTGAAGGTCGCCGTCAGTGTGGGAATAGAGTTGAGGCAAATTTATTTAACCAGACGCCGCTCTCACCACCCCAACGACGTCCCAAGAAAACACTAGACCAACCCTAATAACAAGCCGCGTCGCAGCGCCGTTGCAgcgccatggtccccacctcctcacgTCGCCGGAGTGGGCAACGGAGGAGGCAGGGACCGGTGGCGGCCGGTGTCGCTGGGCAGTTCCTGGTGATCGTCTGGGAGCGGTTCGTTCGCTCGCTCTGGACAATGGTTAAGTAGGGGCATTGTTAGGAAAGAGCCAAAAAAATCCCAAAAAGTCCCTTTCATAGGAAGTTCTTCCTTTAGTCCTAAATATCCCCTTTTAGTCCTAAAAATCCAtcatgtttctttcacatgggactaggtccctacaccaaaaagtccctgaaAAGAAACACCCCCTCAACAACCTCACTGTACTCGATCTGTCAGTACCGGTAGGATTAGGAACCTTCCATCTGTGTGGAGACGGACTGATCGAGCTCTGTCTGAAGGGGCCGTCGCTGTCGCTGGGACGTGGCCACCAACGCACAGCGCCCGTCGCCATCTGCACAACGCATCCGTCAGTTGACAAGTCTATACGCATCGATCGCGTTGGAAAAGGCCGAGAATATATATACGCAAAGTCGATGTGTAATTACCTGCAGAAAAAGGTTAAGTCGGTACATACTCCTATGTTGTACGTGGCGCTCGTTCTCGTTCCTCCGATCCATGAGAGTTGCCTGATCCAGGGCGTGTCACTTGTTGGAGGGAGGGAGTATACGTACGTTGAGTGTGCCCCTGCCGACATGCATGGTTCTTTTCGACCATGCGTTGCACGGGCATGTACGCATGTCTAATATAATATCTGTATGTAGGGGGTATATGTACACCATATATATGTCACCTTCAACAAAGAAAGATGAACAACAAGGCACTAGCTTTCGGTCCCGTCCCTTGATAGCGCCCTTGGTCTCGCCATATATCCCACGCTGGCTTGCTGTCTACTTGGCTATATACCTCGGCCGACCTGAACAGCCGGTCCGGCCTTGTGTCACAAGCTAGTCACCTTGGTTTGATGCATGCTGCTTCTTTTGGGACCAAAATAATGCTGTAAGCTTAATATTAAATTAGTACAAATTTTGTATTAAACCAACGGCACTTATTTTGAAATGGAGGGAGCACAAAAGTAATTTCGTACTAGACCAACGATATTTATTTTAAGAGGGAGGGAGTACAAAAGTAGACATACGTCAAGCTCAACGCTTTACCACACGAAACCAATTTACGACTCCAAGCGCATACATATATACTAGCTCCATCTACACGACTCACACATACGTATATTTGCATAGTACGTAGTACATATATATGTACGATGTGGAGATGTTTGTGGCAACGAAATGCATGAACGTGCCAAATCACCTAGAAGGAATTGATCGAGACGTACGTATATGTCAATAATACTACATGTTGGTGCGTGTTAATGGAAAAGCTAGCTAGCTAGAGCAAAGGGCCGGGCAGACGGATGGGTGGTAGAGGATAGAACAGTGCCTGAAACGGAGGCCTCACAGCCAACCCGGGCGCACACTACTTGGCGTTGGCCCGATCTCGCGACGTGCCTAGCCCATTATATAAGATACCACCACCATCTACACATAACATACATACGTCGCCTTCACGCACGCTAGCAATCAAAAGTTGGCTCAGAAAGTTGGCCTCACTAATTGCGGTGCACTCCATAGAATCCGTCTCACTCTGGCCTCGGCcgatgcagagagagagagagagaggtcaatCGTCGACCCGTCACCCACGCACACGCCACCATGTGCGTGCGTGCACCCGGCGCTCCCCCGCCGCGCCCCGCCCGGCACAGACTCTCGTGCACACAAAAAGCCAACCTGAAATCTCTTCATTTCTAAAATTGAGGTGCATGTTACCCCTGGTATAGTGACTGAGCCAACGAATGGTACGCCACTAGTAGTGACTGAATACAATCCATGTCGAGATGAAAATACTACCTCAGCAGCCAAGCAGAGGCAACGACTCTAgcgcgtcgccgtcgccgtcgcccaagGGACCGGCGGGATGGCCGGAGCCGCCTATTTAAGGGCCCGCAGCGCCTCATACGCTCCATTTAGTCCCTCCCTGGTAGCCGCCTAATCCCATCACCACATGATATAGGACTAGTCCTCATTCATCAGTCATCAGTCATCAGTTCATCACTCATACACATACATATGTACATGATCAGTGCACACAGCACACCAGTAGTAGTACTCGATCAGTTAGCTAGCTGGTGATCCATATGGGGAAGGTGGTCGTCACGGAGGCCACGGCGCGCCAGGTGGCGTCCTTCCTCCTCGGCGCCGCCGCTGCGCTCACCGTCGTCATGCTCGTCCACTACCGGGCGCCGGCCGCCGGGCTCAGCCGTGCGAGGACACCGGGGCACTTTTCCGGcttgagatcatcatcatcagatgaccagcaccaccaccaccgcaacGGGACGACTGCACGTGCCGTAGTTCATCAGGCGCCACCGGTCGCCGCTAGTGCAGGCGACGATCATCGCCGTCCGGCGAACGCCACAACAATCACAAAGCCCAATTCTacctctactgctgctgctctaCCTCTACGTCATCTTCCCAGCACAAATCACCATGGACAAAAGGTCAGTTTCCGATCGAGTTTCTCGATTTATTCCATCAAAAGTAGCTAGTTTCTTTCTAGTTAATCTGCTTTTGCCCATGAGCAAATCCAGGACGGTATGGTTCAGCGGCAATTCTACTTTCTTGCAAAAGCAGTTACCAACTATAATTGACCAATCAATCACGTGTTGCCACGAATGGCCACTGAACTGAACAACTAACTTATCTGCAACCCGTAAATGCCGTTGTCAGTTACAGGTCGTTAATCCGTTGTAAAATTACcccaagaaaaactcatgctgATGGATCATGCTACATGCATGCCATGTCAGGGAGCCAATGAGGAGTCGCCGGAGTTCCGGGGCCTGGCGGCAGCGGTGGCGCGAGCGGCGACGGACGACCGGACGGTGATCATCACGTGCGTGAACCAGGCCTGGGCGGCGCCAGGCTCCCTGCTGGACCTGTTCCTGGAGAGCTTCCGCATCGGCGACGGCACGGCGCGCCTCCTCCCACACGTTCTCGTCGTGGCCATGGACCCCGGCGCCCACGCACGGTGCCTCGCCGTCCACCGGCACTGCTACCACTACACCATCCCGGGCCTCAACATCGACTTCGCCGCCCACAAGTACTTCCTCTCCAAGGACTACCTGGAGCTGGTGTGGAGCAAGCTGAAGCTGCAGCGCCGGATCCTGGAGCTCGGCTACGGCTTCCTCTTCACCGACGTCGACATCCTGTGGCTGCGCGACCCGTTCAAGCACGTGACGGCGTACGCCGACATGACCGTGTCCAGCGACGTGTACTTCGGCGACCCCGACAACCTTGGCAACTTCCCCAACACGGGGTTCTTCCACGTGAAGCCCAACGCGCGGACCATCGCCATGACGAAGCTATGGCATGGGGCTAAGGGCAAGTACCCGGGAGCCAACGAGCAGCCGGTGTTTAACATGATGAAGAAGCGGATGGTGGCGGAGCTGGGGCTCAGGGTGCAGTACATGAACCCGGCCTACGTCGGCGGGTTCTGCAGCTACGGGAAAGATTTGAGGAAGATCGTCACCATGCACGCGAATTGCTGCGTGGGGATTGAGAACAAAATTAAGGACTTGAAGAACGTGCTGGGTGATTGGAGGAACTATACGAGGATGCCGCCATGGGAGAGGCACCGGGCCAAATGGACCGTGCCCGGCGCCTGCATTCGAGCCGAAAAACAAGTTTGATTCATCAATTGGTTGATGGATTTTCCAATCGCCTGTTATAGAGTAGCTTATTTAattctacatatatatatatatatactccctGTGTGAGGGTGGAGAGAGAGACGATAAGTATTTGTTGCTATACCTGTAAAATGCTCTATTATGAAAGCATATACTAGTACACTTCTGCTTCAGTATGCATCTTTGGGTATTACCAAACCTGCACTAACCAACTACtcctacctaaatataagtcttttaagatatttcactagatgtctacatacgaagtaaaatgaatgaatctatactctatagtatgtctatatacatctgtacgtagtccattagttgaacttctaggaaagacttatatttaaaaacggaggaaaTAGTCAACAAGACAACATGtgctatatttttttaatctaattAACAACACCCAAAACGCAGTATTCTtcgttttgttttctttttctatttattttttcctttttcttttttgattTCCTTTTTCCTTTCTAAATGCGTTAGTTTTTTTAAATCTTGCACCATTTGTTTTttaaaatgatgatttttttaaGTTCGTCACTAAAAATAGGTGATTTTTTCACAGATTGATGAAGTTTCTTTTCTAAATTCGTGAACTATTCCTTAAATAGGTGAACTTTTTTGaaagttgatgaactttttatAAAGTTGATGatctgttattttaaaaatgatgAACTATTACTTATACCGTAATTTCGGTATTCGAAACCCTAAATCCTGTATTATTGGGAAGTTGTTAACAACTTTGGAAAATGTATTGAAATTTTCGAAATTTTCATACAtaaatttgaaatttttaaatacatGAACACTTTTTTAGTTACATAAATAAGTCAAAAATATGGTAAGCAACACATTTTTAATTacataaatattttttgaaaagtgACTTTCTAGCTTATTCAGTTGGATACTCTGCATTTCATTCAGTGGTAGTTAACAAAGGATCCTGCGAATGTACTGCTGCTAGGATCTGTACCACGTAGCTAGCTGGTCCTACAATCAAGTACCATGCACGCATCATTAGTTCATAAGTGCATCCATGCACTTGCTACTGTCCTAGCTAGCTACCTCATCAATGATGTTAGGTTCATCTACCACCGCCATCAGGTTGAGCTGCCTGATTCGCACGGCTCATCGTTCAAGCTGTTCAGCGCGCTGTCTGCTACTACTACTGGACGCTCATGGAGCCAGTGACAGCACTGAGTATTCATGGTTGATCGGTCTCATACCGGGGTTTAAAAAAACACTGATTATTATGTACATGCACGCATGCCACGCCACGCACACAATGCTTGCGGAAGGGTAGATCGGAGTTGTAGAGCGAGCTTCAAGATTGATAAAGTCACTACGTACACCATTAAAAAAAATAGTCAACACAAATAAGATATCAAAGCGCCATCGTGCGGAGAGGCAATGGCCTATGCGGACGGGAAGATGGAAAGTCTTGAAGCGTATGAAATAAGTGAAACATAAGAGGCTCGGAGTGGTTTTTTATGCCTCTCTACTTAAGAGGTTGGCTTAGGGACCAGTTCTAGCATGTTTTTCCTCCTTAGTATATAGTGGTCATTGTTTAGGtcctgttggagatgccctaaggcCCTCATGGGTGAGCACCACATTATATGATCCATGGCGAGCTGGATGATTCTTGTCCCCAAACTATATCGTCGCTGCCACGCTTCTCCATTCATCAAATTATAATCACCCTGCTCCGTGGTGTATGTTCATCAGACTCCTTCTCCCTATCCAATAGTGTCGTTTACCTCACCACACCAAGCTCGTCATCCGCAAGATATTGTGGCCCTCTCATGCACCGGGTCTGGGTGCCCTGCTTTTCGTTAATTGTATCGGAAGGTCATGTAAAAACCTTTCTTTCGTTAAATGAATCATGAATGCATGTTTCCGCCTCTTTTTGTCCTTTGCTACGACAAGACATGGCTGACTTTCCTTAGAGGGTTACACACTACtctctccgtttcaaaatatttaaAGTTTTAGGTTTGTCCTAAGTAAAACTTCTTTAAACTTGACGGAGTCTATAGAAAAATATACCAACATCTATAACAACAAATTGGCTTTATTAAATTCATCATAAAGTATGCTTTCATATGATGTAAATTTGATGTTGTGGGtcttagtaacatttttctttaaaATCGGCCAAACCTAAGGAAATTGAAATTAAAGCAAACTTAAaatttcaaatattttgaaacggaggtagTTCCTGCGCGGCAAAATGGCCACTGATACATACACACGTCGCAATAGTGATCACAAGATATTATGCTGTCTCGGTGTGCCGAGGATCACGGGACCATGATGCAACAGCGGCGACTAATCCACGGTTTAGGTAGGCGTGTGTAGATGATTGAGGGCAACCCGCCTGCCCGTGTTGGCATTTTCCGGGACATATTTCCATAGCACGCCAATCAAACAAAACTCTCAAGCGATGCCCATGCGCTGTGCCGATGTGACAGGCCACGTCTTGGCTCTGCGTATGGTCCTTCCATGGAAGGAACAGTGCTTCGGGTACTGGTTGCTGTGCGTACGTTCATGATTGATGGATCGGACGGTTCCTCTGTCTCTGCTCTGCAGATCTCCGGAGAACCCCGGGAATGTACGAACTGATGGGCTGGTACTCAGAGCCAGCAGCTGGCCTGGAAGTATATACTAGCGGTGAGTGTACCACGCACGTAGTAGCATAGTTGATGATTCTCTCGTGTACTTACCTGATGCTAGACCAGTTCGTCATGCATGTTTTGTTAGGTAGGTGGTTCATCTAGCTGCCGCCGATAAATACAATTCATCGAGTTGGCTGATCCGTGGTACGGTTCCTTCATCGACGATTGGCATGCAGGATTATTCGTTTTGGCCCCTATTTCCTATTGATGTTAAGTAGTTGAGCTACCtgctagtcgtctaccacaatttGAAAAGGAGATTTTCCATTTCTGACGCTAGAAACAACGTGAGCTCACAAACATCCAGCGGCAGCGCATCCAACACGAAGCAATCTGTCGTGCACGAGACCGAAATTGTCCCGTAGTAGTTGAGCTTGATTGCTATAGGTTTTTTAGCAACCTTGTCGATCAGACTCTGGCGCCTTAATTAATTCAACCGCCACCATTTCCCCGGGCTCCGACCAGCCTAAACTCCAACACTTAACGACATCGGCTTGTTGGGTGCACGATCGCCAGCTAGCTCTTCCAGAAATTGATTAACGACATCGGCTTGTTGAGTACATAACTAATTGCTTACATCGTCTTGGACTGATGTGCTGCTCCTATCAGTCTCACACGACAGGGACGGATCCCAAAGTTTCCTCCGTCATGCCAACAATTGCTCAATACCACGTGCTATGGCGTTTGCAGCCCATGAATTTAGCTCAAGTTAAAATAATAATTGAAAAGGTTAAAAGATTTGTCAAATCCATAAGGGCAATGAAAAGGCCGATGAAAAGGCTTGTTCTCTAGGCATAAGGACATCTCCAACGCTCATCCTCAAATTGCTTGCAACTTCTCGGACGTATGATACCGATACAGTTTGTCATTTAACGCGGGTATGTATTGGACTGTGGAATGATTCGGACATATTTTCACCAATAAACAAGAAACAAACGTTGGGGTTTTACGAAAGTGCAGATAATAGCCACGTAGGCCACCGACACTCCGGGCCCATCCAAAAAACCTCCCCGGACCCCGCACCTTCatccttttcattttttctttttcccttttttctcttgctttcaacgcaactcCACCATCCCGGCCGCCACACCACACCCTAGGCGGAACTTTGTGTCTCTGTCACACCATGGTTTCATCCGGTCTCCACCCCGCTTCTCCGCAGCTGTTGTTTCACCCCTCTCCTTCAGCCACCCTGTCGGGTACCATCCACTACTACTATATTCATCATGCTtggaaacagtttggtgaattgcCGGCACAAAAAAGTATCCCTTCTTTATAAAAGCTATTGCTTCGAATTTGGAGTCCATATACGACCACTTTGTGTTTATTCTAATGCATCAACAAATTTGACATCGAGCAACTCTAGTTGGATGGCCGACTCCCGCATCTGAGTTCACAGACTGCCTCAAAGCGGACGGATGCATGAGGAAATTTGTGGGTTGGCGTTGGACCCTACTACATTTCTTGAAATGATGATGAAGGGCGAGGTAGAGATGTTGTTGTTGACGACCCTTGAGTTTGCGATGTTTCAAAGCTCTCACCAAATAAGACGTGTGATGCCATCGCCTTAAACCTGCAATGGCCATCGTGAAGTTAGGGTAAATATTGTCTTCAGAGTGGCATGGGGGCTGCCCTGGGGGTTGTTGTCGCCTCGGGTGGCATGGGCCCCTCCTCAGCGCCTGATCCGGGGTGGGACTTCCCTCTGGTGGTTACTGGCCCTAGTTGGGCTCATCGATACCGTGGTTCAGCGTGTGGTAGGTACTCGTGGTGGGTGCACCGGCGGCCGGCGCGGGGCGCGGTATGACGGTTGGCGTCCGAAAATAGTGTGCGAGTGGCGGTGGCGGCCTCCCTTCTCCTTGATGCAAGTTGGCGTCCCAATTCTAGGGCTTGCAGTGAAAACCTTTGTCTGTGCTCAGGCTCGGTGGCAGCCTCCCTTCTCCTTGGTGCACGCTGGCGTCCCAGCCCTAGGGCTTGAAGTGAAAACATTTGTATGTTCTCAGGATCGGCAGCAGCGACGCTTCGCGTGCGTCACCCTCTTAGGGGCGTTGTCATAGAGCTGAGGGGTCTCTATCCAGGCCTTGGCGAGGTGTTAGGCTTGTTCTAGGCTTACGATGTAACCTTTCGATTTGCTTTGTAAGGCAGCATCCCCGTCAATATTATATAATTCGATCGTGTAATTTATTTATAAAACGGGGTGAAAAAATATTTTAAGAGTTCAGAGCAGCATGGTGCTCTGCGGCCCTGTTCACGTCTGGTTCTTACTATATCCCTAGTGGTGAGTTTGAACATGGCGAATCCCAATCAAGTCTCATCGACACAACCATTGTTTTTTTCGCTAGCATATATAAAATAAATATACATTGTATTTCCCGATTATACATCATTTTACAGGTATACTCGATCGTCTATCTCATTCTCCTCACGACAATTTGAAGTAAATTAAACTACTCTATAAGTAACAAACGACTGAGAAATCCATCAATCAATGAATGGATGGATCAAACTTGTTTTTCGGCTTTGATGCAGGCGCCGGGCACGGTCCATTTGGCCCGGTGCCTCTCCCACGGCGGCATCCTGGTATAGTTCCTCCAATCACCCAACACGCCCTTCAGATCCTTAATCTTATTCCCAATCCCCACGCAGCAGTTCGCGTGCATGGTGACGATCTTCCCCAAATCCTTACCATAGCTGCAGAACCCGCCGACGTAGGCCGGGTCCAGGTACTGCACCCGGAGCCCGAGCTCCGCCACCATCTGCTTCTTCATCATGTTAAACACCGGCTGCTCGTTGGCGCCCGGGTACTTACCCCTACCCCCGTGCCACAGCTTCGTCATGGCGATGGTGCGCGCGTTGGGCTTCACGTGGAAGAACCCCGTGTTGGGGAAGTTGCCCAGGTTGTCGGGGTCGCCGAAGTACACGTCGCTGGACACCGTCATGTCGGCGTACGCCGTCACGTGCTTGAACGGGTCGCGCAGCCACACGATGTCGACGTCGGTGAAGAGGAAGCCGTAGCCGAGCTCCAGGATCCGGCGCTGCAGCTTCAGCTTGCTCCACACCAGCTCCAGGTAGTCCTTGGAGAGGAAGTACTTGTGGGCGGCGAAGTCGATGTTGAGCCCCGGGATGGTGTAGTGGTAGCAGTGCCGGTGCACGGCGAGGCACCGCGCGTGGGCGCCGGCGTCCATGGCCACGACGAGAACGTGCGGGAGGAGGCGCGCCGTGCCGTCGCCGATGCGGAAGCTCTCCAGGAACAGGTCCAGCAGGGAGCCCGGCGCCGCCCAGGCCTGGTTCACGCACGTGATGATCACCGTCCGATCGTCCGTCGCTGCTCGCGCCACCGCTGCCGCCAGCCCCCGgaactccgccgcctcctccttcgctccctgacatggcatgcatgcatgatcCATCAGTATTTTTAGGCACTGTTTTCTGGTCAAATTTGGCGTTATTAATTCTAGAACGATTTGAAACGATCTGTAACTGACAACGGTATTGACGGACTCTCGTCAAGTCGTGATAAGTTAGATCAACAAAAAGAAGGGTGGTTGATTGATTCAGCGGCAACACATGACTGGTAACTGCCACTGCAAGAAAGTAGTATTGGCGCTCAACCATACCGCCCTGAATTTGCTCATCGGCAAAAGCAGATTAACTAGTACTCAGTCCGTAAACTAATAGTATAAAAACGTTTAGATCATTAAAGTAATGATCTAAACGTCCTTATGTTAGTTTACGGGAGTAGTAAGAAACTAGCTACTTGATCGGATAATTGAGAAACTCGATATCGAACTGACCTTTTCTCCATGGTGACGT
This region includes:
- the LOC123399527 gene encoding uncharacterized protein At4g15970-like, whose amino-acid sequence is MGKVVVTEATARQVASFLLGAAAALTVVMLVHYRAPAAGLSRARTPGHFSGLRSSSSDDQHHHHRNGTTARAVVHQAPPVAASAGDDHRRPANATTITKPNSTSTAAALPLRHLPSTNHHGQKGANEESPEFRGLAAAVARAATDDRTVIITCVNQAWAAPGSLLDLFLESFRIGDGTARLLPHVLVVAMDPGAHARCLAVHRHCYHYTIPGLNIDFAAHKYFLSKDYLELVWSKLKLQRRILELGYGFLFTDVDILWLRDPFKHVTAYADMTVSSDVYFGDPDNLGNFPNTGFFHVKPNARTIAMTKLWHGAKGKYPGANEQPVFNMMKKRMVAELGLRVQYMNPAYVGGFCSYGKDLRKIVTMHANCCVGIENKIKDLKNVLGDWRNYTRMPPWERHRAKWTVPGACIRAEKQV
- the LOC123399528 gene encoding uncharacterized protein At4g15970-like; translated protein: MGKVVVAEATARQVVAFVLGAAAALTIVVLVQYRAPAAGLSRARTPGHFSGLRSSSGDQHHRRNGTTARAVVVHHAPPDNRRRPANTTTITKRNPSSTAAALSHLPSTRHHGEKGAKEEAAEFRGLAAAVARAATDDRTVIITCVNQAWAAPGSLLDLFLESFRIGDGTARLLPHVLVVAMDAGAHARCLAVHRHCYHYTIPGLNIDFAAHKYFLSKDYLELVWSKLKLQRRILELGYGFLFTDVDIVWLRDPFKHVTAYADMTVSSDVYFGDPDNLGNFPNTGFFHVKPNARTIAMTKLWHGGRGKYPGANEQPVFNMMKKQMVAELGLRVQYLDPAYVGGFCSYGKDLGKIVTMHANCCVGIGNKIKDLKGVLGDWRNYTRMPPWERHRAKWTVPGACIKAEKQV